A single genomic interval of Thiohalophilus sp. harbors:
- the ccsB gene encoding c-type cytochrome biogenesis protein CcsB: MAVTKEQFNQDFGKESFIKQLSLFDWIWAAALLFGAGYAWNKYSALMDNYEVGILFGTSIALIALGWYWKATRHLMIAIAAISLFAVSLYGNDLGQAEQNFFLKFLISSQSATMWMSALFVMATVTYYVYLAKPNDFIGKVATSMVWVATTMGFVGLMVRWRESYLISHDVGHIPVSNLYEVFILFAIITALIYLFYEARTRAKGMGAFALTIISASIAFLLWYHFEKGAHEIEPLVPALQSYWMKIHVPANFVGYGAFALAAMLGVAYLLVERAQNRNPQSGFVARMPSLDMLDDIMHKTIALGFAFFTVATVLGAMWAAEAWGGYWSWDPKETWALIVWLNYAAWLHLRLTKGWRGAPLAWWAIIGLFVTTFAFLGVNMFLSGLHSYGEL, from the coding sequence CCCTGCTGTTTGGTGCCGGCTATGCCTGGAACAAATATTCCGCGCTGATGGACAACTACGAGGTCGGCATTCTCTTCGGTACGTCCATCGCCCTGATCGCGCTGGGCTGGTACTGGAAAGCGACCCGGCACCTGATGATTGCCATTGCCGCTATCAGCCTGTTCGCGGTGAGTCTGTATGGTAACGATCTCGGTCAGGCCGAGCAGAACTTCTTTCTTAAATTTCTGATCTCCAGTCAGTCGGCGACCATGTGGATGAGCGCGCTGTTTGTGATGGCCACCGTGACCTATTATGTCTACCTGGCCAAACCCAACGATTTTATCGGCAAGGTGGCCACCTCCATGGTCTGGGTCGCCACCACCATGGGCTTTGTCGGCCTGATGGTGCGCTGGCGCGAATCCTATCTCATCAGCCATGACGTCGGTCATATTCCGGTCAGCAATCTGTACGAAGTCTTTATCCTGTTTGCGATCATTACCGCCCTGATTTACCTGTTTTACGAGGCGCGCACCCGCGCCAAGGGCATGGGGGCCTTTGCCCTGACGATCATCTCCGCCTCGATTGCATTCCTGCTCTGGTACCACTTTGAAAAAGGCGCACACGAGATCGAGCCACTGGTGCCGGCCCTGCAAAGTTACTGGATGAAGATTCACGTGCCGGCCAACTTCGTCGGCTACGGCGCCTTTGCGCTGGCCGCGATGCTCGGTGTGGCCTATCTGCTGGTGGAGCGGGCGCAAAACCGCAATCCGCAGAGCGGGTTTGTGGCGCGCATGCCGAGTCTGGACATGCTCGATGACATCATGCACAAGACTATTGCGCTGGGCTTTGCCTTCTTTACCGTGGCGACGGTACTGGGTGCCATGTGGGCGGCCGAGGCCTGGGGTGGTTACTGGTCCTGGGACCCGAAAGAAACCTGGGCCCTGATCGTCTGGCTGAATTACGCCGCCTGGCTGCACCTGCGCCTGACCAAGGGCTGGCGCGGTGCCCCCCTGGCCTGGTGGGCGATCATCGGCCTGTTCGTCACCACCTTCGCCTTCCTGGGTGTGAATATGTTCCTCTCCGGCCTGCACTCCTACGGCGAGCTGTGA
- a CDS encoding cyclic nucleotide-binding domain-containing protein: protein MPTRKAAKQIDIADFLNQQHLCESLTLNEVQTLMEFTEPVFFKKNEVIADIGEIGEALFFIIKGEVVLFFEDHGKDVEIGRLKEGEVMGEMSFFDRQARSARIRASVGDTRLLKLTRIMYNRLRVEHPFIAVNLVEHTIISLDHLFRRLSMDIASFNQYMYGNGPIR, encoded by the coding sequence ATGCCAACCAGAAAAGCTGCCAAACAAATCGACATTGCCGACTTCCTGAACCAGCAACACCTGTGCGAATCACTCACGCTGAACGAGGTCCAGACTCTGATGGAATTCACCGAGCCGGTCTTCTTCAAAAAGAATGAGGTGATCGCCGATATCGGCGAGATCGGCGAGGCCCTGTTCTTTATTATAAAGGGTGAAGTCGTCCTGTTTTTCGAAGATCACGGCAAGGACGTGGAAATCGGTCGCCTGAAGGAAGGCGAGGTGATGGGGGAAATGTCGTTTTTCGACCGCCAGGCGCGCTCCGCCCGGATTCGCGCCAGCGTCGGCGATACCCGCCTGCTCAAACTGACCCGCATCATGTACAACCGGCTGCGAGTTGAGCACCCCTTCATCGCCGTCAACCTCGTCGAACACACCATCATCAGCCTGGACCACCTGTTCCGCAGACTAAGTATGGATATTGCCAGCTTCAACCAGTACATGTACGGCAACGGACCCATCCGCTAG
- a CDS encoding thiol:disulfide interchange protein DsbA/DsbL: protein MKTILRILAPLLALAVLFPAPVQAEYAEGIEYRRITPAVEKLTDKPREVVELFWYGCPHCYRFEPKLETWVENKPDDVGFERVPAVFVHPQTGRPNPKWALHAKLFYTAELLEIRDKIHAPLFKRIHAGGKHIHTSDQAEAFFAEFGVDAETFRNTINSFAVDGKLRRAIELTKRYGAEGVPALVIDGRYITDGPMSGGHDAMLGVVQQLLATDPE, encoded by the coding sequence ATGAAGACGATTTTGCGTATATTGGCCCCACTGCTAGCGCTGGCGGTGCTGTTCCCGGCCCCGGTCCAGGCGGAGTATGCCGAGGGCATTGAATACCGGCGCATTACGCCGGCTGTCGAAAAGCTGACCGATAAGCCCCGCGAAGTGGTCGAGCTGTTCTGGTACGGCTGTCCCCATTGTTACCGTTTTGAGCCGAAACTGGAAACCTGGGTCGAGAACAAACCGGACGATGTTGGCTTCGAACGCGTGCCGGCGGTCTTCGTTCATCCGCAGACTGGCCGCCCGAATCCGAAGTGGGCGTTGCATGCCAAACTGTTTTATACCGCGGAATTACTGGAGATCCGGGACAAGATTCATGCCCCCCTGTTCAAGCGTATCCACGCCGGCGGTAAGCATATCCATACCAGTGATCAGGCCGAGGCCTTTTTTGCCGAGTTCGGCGTTGACGCGGAGACGTTCCGCAACACGATCAATTCCTTTGCCGTCGACGGCAAGCTGCGCCGCGCCATTGAACTGACCAAGCGTTATGGCGCCGAGGGTGTTCCGGCGCTGGTCATCGATGGTCGCTATATTACCGACGGCCCCATGTCAGGCGGGCACGATGCCATGCTGGGCGTGGTGCAGCAGCTGCTCGCAACGGATCCCGAATAA
- a CDS encoding acetolactate synthase large subunit, which translates to MKAAELFVRCLENEEVEYIFGIPGEENLDVMDALLDSDIEFVTTRHEQGAAFMADVYGRLTGKAGVCLGTLGPGATNLFTGVADANMDHAPLVAVAGQASTHRLHKESHQVLDLEEIFRAITKYSSRLLTPDIIPEVVRKAFKVAQTEKTGACFIEFPENIAEMEIDDQPLPVKYPYPPEPPGEKVDRAADIISRAKNPIILAGNGVIRSHAWKQLAEFAEQLRIPVANTFMAKGVVPFKHSMALGSAGLQANDYVSCGFSRADVIICVGYDLVEYHPYLWHPTKDRTIIHIDNSPAEVDAYYPVEVGVVGDIKHSLLRIMNLASPHTGTAMKSLRKALIEDMNQHKDDTALPLKPQKIIWDLRTAMNLEDIALCDVGAHKMWMARMFRCEYPNTCLISNGFASMGIALPGAIAAKLAYPDRNVVAVTGDAGFLMNSQEIETAMRMKTPIVILVWNDNGYGLIEWKQINSFGRKSHVDFNNPDFIKYAESFGAKGYRIEKGEDLLPTLKTALADNTVSIIDCPVDYSENLKLTQKLGEMICPI; encoded by the coding sequence ATGAAAGCCGCCGAACTTTTCGTGCGCTGCCTCGAAAATGAAGAAGTGGAATATATCTTTGGCATCCCCGGGGAAGAGAACCTGGATGTGATGGATGCCCTGCTGGATTCGGATATTGAGTTTGTCACCACCCGGCATGAGCAGGGCGCGGCGTTCATGGCTGATGTCTACGGGCGATTGACCGGCAAGGCAGGGGTCTGCCTGGGAACACTGGGACCGGGCGCCACCAACCTGTTCACCGGGGTGGCCGATGCCAATATGGATCATGCCCCGCTGGTGGCCGTGGCCGGACAGGCCAGCACCCATCGTCTGCACAAGGAATCGCATCAGGTACTGGATCTCGAGGAGATCTTTCGCGCGATCACCAAGTATTCCTCACGTCTGTTGACCCCGGACATTATTCCCGAGGTCGTACGCAAGGCGTTCAAGGTGGCGCAGACGGAGAAGACCGGCGCCTGTTTCATCGAGTTTCCGGAAAATATCGCCGAGATGGAGATCGACGATCAGCCCCTGCCGGTCAAGTATCCCTATCCGCCGGAGCCGCCGGGCGAGAAGGTGGATCGGGCAGCCGATATTATCTCGCGCGCGAAAAACCCGATCATACTGGCCGGCAACGGGGTCATACGCAGCCACGCCTGGAAGCAGCTGGCCGAATTCGCCGAGCAATTGCGCATACCAGTGGCCAATACCTTCATGGCCAAGGGCGTGGTGCCCTTCAAGCATTCGATGGCCCTGGGCAGTGCCGGGTTACAGGCCAACGATTATGTCAGCTGCGGTTTCAGCCGGGCCGATGTGATCATTTGTGTCGGTTATGATCTGGTCGAGTACCATCCTTATTTATGGCATCCGACCAAGGATCGAACCATTATTCATATCGATAATTCGCCCGCGGAAGTTGATGCCTATTACCCGGTAGAAGTTGGCGTCGTCGGCGATATCAAGCATTCCCTGTTGCGCATTATGAATCTGGCCAGTCCGCATACCGGCACGGCCATGAAAAGTCTGCGTAAGGCGCTGATCGAGGATATGAATCAGCACAAGGATGATACGGCCCTGCCGCTCAAGCCACAGAAGATCATCTGGGATCTGCGTACCGCGATGAACCTTGAAGACATTGCCCTGTGTGATGTCGGGGCACATAAAATGTGGATGGCGCGCATGTTCCGCTGCGAATATCCCAACACCTGCTTGATCTCCAACGGGTTTGCCAGCATGGGCATTGCCCTGCCCGGCGCCATCGCCGCCAAACTGGCGTATCCAGACCGTAACGTGGTGGCCGTAACCGGCGATGCCGGCTTTTTGATGAATTCCCAGGAGATCGAGACCGCCATGCGCATGAAAACGCCCATCGTGATCCTGGTCTGGAATGATAATGGCTACGGGTTGATCGAATGGAAACAGATCAACAGTTTCGGCCGCAAGTCACACGTGGATTTCAACAATCCGGATTTTATCAAATACGCCGAATCATTCGGCGCCAAAGGCTATCGAATCGAAAAAGGCGAGGATCTGCTGCCGACGCTGAAAACCGCGCTGGCCGATAATACCGTGAGTATTATCGATTGCCCGGTGGATTACAGCGAGAACCTCAAGCTGACCCAGAAGCTGGGTGAAATGATCTGTCCGATCTGA
- a CDS encoding endonuclease/exonuclease/phosphatase family protein — protein MMSQQTATDDRAQTLKILSYNVQVGIKTSRPYQYLTGSWRHVLPCARRLGNLDLAAEMMKEYDIVGVQEVDAGSLRSNFINLTEYLAERGEFPYWHHQVNRKFGRIAQHSNGLLSHFHPAEIQDLRLPGLIPGRQAILARYDAGEDTLAVIVVHLALSRRARLLQMDYLADVVNSFPHAIVMGDMNCRHDSREMQHLITRTRLHEPIEGVHTFPSWRPQHNIDHILATSELTINKFCELENFGSDHLPLMMEVRLPPGMQFHRYQRNKSQTLNDYLQNLDG, from the coding sequence ATGATGTCGCAACAGACCGCTACCGACGACAGGGCACAAACGCTGAAAATACTCAGCTACAACGTCCAGGTCGGGATCAAGACCAGTCGTCCGTATCAATACCTCACCGGCAGCTGGCGGCATGTCCTGCCCTGTGCCCGGCGTCTCGGCAATCTGGACCTGGCGGCGGAGATGATGAAGGAATATGACATCGTAGGTGTCCAGGAAGTCGATGCCGGCAGTCTGCGCAGTAACTTCATTAATCTGACCGAATATCTGGCGGAGCGGGGTGAATTTCCTTACTGGCATCATCAGGTAAACCGTAAATTTGGTCGTATCGCGCAGCACAGTAACGGTTTGTTGAGCCATTTTCATCCTGCCGAGATACAGGACCTGCGTCTACCGGGCCTGATCCCCGGTCGCCAGGCCATACTTGCCCGTTACGATGCCGGCGAAGATACGCTGGCGGTCATCGTTGTGCATCTGGCCCTGAGTCGACGGGCCAGACTGCTGCAAATGGATTATCTCGCCGATGTGGTGAACAGTTTTCCGCATGCGATCGTGATGGGGGACATGAACTGTCGGCATGACAGTCGCGAGATGCAGCACCTGATCACACGCACCCGCCTGCATGAGCCGATCGAGGGTGTGCACACCTTTCCCAGCTGGCGCCCGCAACATAATATCGATCATATCCTGGCAACATCCGAATTAACCATCAACAAGTTTTGCGAACTCGAGAATTTCGGTTCCGATCATCTGCCGTTAATGATGGAAGTCAGACTGCCGCCGGGCATGCAGTTTCACCGCTACCAGCGCAACAAGTCACAAACCCTGAATGACTATCTGCAGAATCTGGATGGCTGA
- a CDS encoding diguanylate cyclase gives MANETGKSSREADHWKKKYYDSLDELDERQREWAQLEKQLRLLVSRLSLIAETDDAQLGKQLEKLRGQIRDSSDLSRLESLFSDINTAIGRLPERTGNKEGQSNPAHALQLLLDELPIPEDLARQEKYVRKKLARVAGVSELSDAVKILAELLSLTIEQGLPPGAAQSKGSAEAKEDRTGLLSSLFRRGAREKTDTADAPQRQQPVSIEVDSGQPEADVTKSEIVTDDEGIACALAGEILIQLLERIDFSDDLAVESELVRKKLEPCEDVATLTRGLDDTVKLIADLQSRVRSEKQDLENFLLQLTDRLQELDKDIQQTARLRDAALSESREMNQMVNSQVSSIEQTVDEALDLDSLKTAIQSRVVIIRNHVDRFLEQEEGRGGESHEIIQRLENQLRATEAESDKLRQQVKKAQNKAETDALTGIPNRMAYDRRLEEEIARHRRYNTDFVLMLWDIDHFKEINDTYGHAAGDKVLKVIAGVMQQQLRETDFLARYGGEEFAIILVESDIAAAKVVGEKLRQAIEALEFHFRGSRVLVTASCGLARAEEGDAEQLFERADNALYSAKDKGRNRIESAEA, from the coding sequence ATGGCGAACGAGACCGGTAAAAGCAGCCGTGAGGCCGATCACTGGAAGAAAAAATATTACGACAGCCTGGATGAGCTGGACGAACGGCAACGCGAATGGGCGCAGCTGGAAAAACAGCTGAGACTACTGGTCTCCCGTCTTAGCCTGATTGCCGAAACCGACGACGCCCAGTTGGGCAAGCAACTCGAGAAGCTGCGTGGCCAGATCCGTGACAGCAGTGATTTGTCTCGCCTGGAATCGCTGTTCAGCGACATCAATACAGCAATCGGCCGCCTGCCGGAACGCACAGGTAATAAAGAGGGACAATCAAATCCGGCCCACGCCTTGCAACTGCTTCTGGATGAACTGCCGATTCCGGAGGATCTGGCCCGCCAGGAAAAATATGTCAGAAAAAAACTGGCGCGTGTCGCGGGCGTCAGCGAGCTGTCCGATGCGGTCAAAATCCTGGCAGAATTGTTGAGCCTGACGATTGAACAAGGCCTGCCGCCCGGTGCCGCACAGTCAAAAGGTTCCGCAGAAGCAAAAGAAGACAGAACAGGTCTTTTGAGTTCACTGTTTCGTCGTGGTGCCAGGGAAAAGACTGATACCGCCGATGCGCCGCAAAGGCAGCAACCTGTATCGATTGAAGTCGACTCGGGTCAGCCGGAAGCTGATGTGACAAAGTCAGAAATAGTGACCGATGACGAAGGGATTGCCTGCGCCCTGGCCGGGGAAATTCTGATTCAATTGCTCGAGCGCATCGATTTTTCCGACGATCTGGCGGTGGAGTCGGAACTGGTACGTAAAAAACTCGAGCCCTGTGAAGACGTGGCGACATTAACCCGGGGCCTGGATGATACCGTCAAACTGATCGCCGATCTGCAATCACGGGTAAGGTCGGAAAAACAGGATCTGGAAAACTTCCTGCTGCAACTGACCGATCGACTGCAGGAGCTGGACAAGGACATACAGCAAACCGCACGCCTGCGGGATGCCGCGTTGAGTGAATCACGTGAAATGAACCAGATGGTCAATTCGCAAGTCAGTTCGATCGAGCAGACCGTGGACGAGGCGCTGGATCTCGATTCATTAAAAACCGCGATCCAGTCGCGGGTGGTGATTATCCGAAATCATGTGGATCGTTTTCTCGAGCAGGAAGAAGGTCGCGGTGGTGAATCACATGAAATTATCCAGCGCCTGGAAAACCAGTTACGGGCGACGGAAGCCGAGTCGGACAAACTGCGCCAGCAGGTGAAAAAAGCCCAGAACAAGGCCGAAACGGACGCGTTAACCGGCATTCCCAATCGCATGGCCTACGACCGGCGACTGGAGGAGGAAATCGCACGGCATCGGCGCTATAACACCGATTTTGTGCTGATGTTGTGGGATATCGACCATTTCAAGGAAATCAACGATACCTACGGGCATGCTGCCGGTGACAAGGTTCTGAAGGTGATTGCCGGTGTGATGCAGCAACAGTTGCGCGAAACCGATTTTCTGGCCCGTTACGGCGGTGAAGAGTTTGCGATCATTCTGGTTGAATCGGATATCGCTGCCGCGAAAGTCGTGGGTGAAAAACTGCGCCAGGCGATCGAGGCGCTGGAATTTCACTTTCGCGGGAGTCGTGTCCTGGTTACCGCGTCCTGTGGCCTTGCCCGGGCCGAAGAGGGGGATGCTGAACAGCTGTTCGAACGGGCCGACAATGCACTTTACAGTGCCAAGGATAAGGGGCGAAACCGGATTGAAAGTGCCGAAGCCTGA